From Montipora foliosa isolate CH-2021 chromosome 6, ASM3666993v2, whole genome shotgun sequence, a single genomic window includes:
- the LOC138007598 gene encoding neuropeptides capa receptor-like → MENSSHLLYHVDCPTGSLTAIAVVLSAISLLGLGGNFLVIITFIKRENLKTSSNYYFMNMVVSDLVCVLLNWPLFATEGMLQAGGSLITDDVAASFFCKLGIYSRSLSYSVSILSLVLIAVDRFIATRFPLKSLTITGKIRTTFMLVSWGIPAFGLIPFLLYSRVTQSEQHTFCRNMMSQLPLQTYYSVGFVLFYCIPFISIVVLYSLIMKQLRERRKLYKGDRIQSRAKRDKENQHMMKVFGSIVLGFFTCWTPLNVYMFLKSLHPSVFTKDKCLSLNLVGVLYYIFPLISTAINPFILIAFSSGYRVSFKRDQNSRRFAVAAV, encoded by the coding sequence ATGGAAAACTCCTCTCATCTCTTATATCATGTAGACTGTCCAACCGGTTCCCTTACGGCAATAGCTGTTGTCCTTTCAGCCATTAGTCTTTTGGGACTTGGGGGAAATTTCCTTGTGATAATAACATTCATCAAGCGAGAAAACTTAAAGACGAGTTCTAACTACTACTTCATGAACATGGTCGTTTCTGATTTGGTGTGCGTTCTTCTCAACTGGCCCCTCTTTGCTACTGAAGGTATGCTGCAGGCTGGTGGAAGTCTTATTACGGACGATGTTGCCGCTTCGTTCTTTTGCAAGCTGGGAATTTATTCACGATCACTGTCATATTCTGTGTCTATACTCAGCTTAGTTCTAATCGCTGTGGACAGATTTATTGCGACAAGGTTTCCACTAAAATCGTTAACGATAACTGGAAAGATTCGAACAACTTTCATGCTTGTAAGTTGGGGTATACCAGCGTTTGGTCTCATTCCGTTCTTGCTTTACTCTAGAGTAACTCAATCAGAGCAACATACTTtttgcagaaacatgatgagtCAATTACCGCTGCAAACCTACTACTCCgtaggttttgttttgttctactGCATCCCTTTCATTTCTATAGTCGTCCTCTACTCGCTAATTATGAAACAGCTAAGAGAAAGAAGGAAGCTATATAAGGGGGATCGAATTCAATCCAGAGCAAAGAGAGACAAGGAAAACCAACACATGATGAAAGTCTTCGGATCAATCGTCCTTGGATTTTTCACTTGTTGGACACCTCTTAACGTCTACATGTTTTTAAAATCACTTCACCCCTCTGTGTTTACGAAAGATAAATGTCTTTCATTAAATCTGGTGGGCGTGCTGTACTACATTTTCCCACTGATAAGTACAGCTATCAATCCATTTATCCTAATCGCTTTTAGTTCTGGTTATCGCGTCTCGTTCAAGAGGGACCAAAACAGTCGGCGATTTGCAGTGGCGGCAGTTTAG